Proteins encoded by one window of Vampirovibrionales bacterium:
- the csrA gene encoding carbon storage regulator CsrA, with product MLVLTRKTGQKLIIDNHIVVTVLETRGETVKVGVDAPRHISIYREELYNEILQTNQQSTTAPAARDLDQIARLVEPGPRPDARPLG from the coding sequence ATGCTTGTGCTGACCCGCAAAACCGGTCAAAAGCTGATTATTGACAATCATATCGTCGTCACGGTGCTGGAAACGCGCGGCGAGACGGTTAAAGTCGGCGTGGACGCCCCGCGTCATATCAGTATTTATCGCGAAGAGCTGTATAACGAGATTCTTCAAACCAACCAGCAGTCCACCACGGCGCCGGCGGCGCGAGATCTTGACCAGATTGCCCGGCTCGTGGAGCCCGGACCCCGCCCGGACGCGCGCCCGCTGGGCTAG
- a CDS encoding flagellar assembly protein FliW, giving the protein MGRRRINTTRFGAIEVEDELVLSFVSPILGFDEIQSFVILDHAENSPFKWLQAIESPELAFVITNPTLFGMEYDVTIPPQAVEKLGLTSEEDALVVTIVNIPQDDPSGMTANLLGPIVINQQTRKALQVVLGEGEFSTRTRLLPDNTAGSRPTQVAAADRGE; this is encoded by the coding sequence ATGGGGCGACGACGCATCAATACCACGCGATTCGGCGCGATTGAAGTAGAAGACGAGTTGGTCCTGTCTTTCGTCTCTCCCATTCTCGGGTTTGATGAAATTCAGTCGTTCGTGATCCTCGATCATGCCGAAAACTCGCCTTTCAAGTGGCTTCAAGCGATCGAATCGCCCGAATTGGCTTTTGTAATTACCAATCCCACGCTCTTTGGCATGGAATACGACGTGACGATTCCGCCGCAGGCTGTCGAAAAACTGGGGCTCACCAGCGAAGAAGACGCCCTGGTCGTCACCATCGTGAATATCCCGCAAGACGATCCTTCGGGCATGACGGCCAATCTCCTGGGGCCGATCGTAATTAACCAGCAAACCCGAAAGGCCCTTCAAGTGGTGTTGGGCGAGGGTGAGTTCAGCACGCGGACGCGCCTGCTGCCGGACAATACGGCCGGATCGCGCCCGACGCAGGTCGCTGCCGCCGACAGGGGAGAATAG
- a CDS encoding family 10 glycosylhydrolase: MRHLRAFWIIGAAALAVLLPMGAAHAQIAWTLTGADGQQTPIALQNRPRPDNALVLYTSDYALRTGSNPYGVEAVLSPDASAGAGRYRVDSVSSVWDCERERRMNTCGDALIPPNGFVLSASGARRQELLRLARVGDRVEMTPQWFETLSRVVNAVDPAPANNTLACAFPGCRGGQQLVVYTPKSGRARTETNEFGFEATVVDGMVVAQEGANSTIPPNGFVLSGHGVNRDWLIAHAPLGARVTLSDDGKALTTQVDSWTYRYQLARRADNARCAERPSVCPAKGVDAQIAALQAQGAHEQAAALASSQLDSLNQQLWREYPAFPPQAIKAAWHRPVERSAAEIGRTLDFLQSAGINAVFLETFFHGYTLYPSDVMTRYGLPSRNPRFEGPADLLQTWINEARRRHMGVHAWFQTFYAGNRQASAPGTPPQGPILARYPQWANVQFSARAATAPTPSTLETGGYFLDPANPECRAFLLSLLQELATRYDLQGIQLDYIRYPVSFPPDRFSYLATTWGYTPTARAQFAEKTGFDPLNFTKPGITSEQQALWQDWRSFRAHQVSDFVSVASQKLHAVRPDLALSAVIFAAEEESLIRKHQDWPLWARQRWVDFLAPITLTSALKSVASDTERVVQRATPYGVPVVSGVFAPFNGNAAEDLLDQIEAARRAGAAGFAAFDTAHVTARMARALGSSQTGPPPTP; the protein is encoded by the coding sequence ATGCGGCATTTGAGAGCGTTCTGGATTATCGGCGCGGCAGCGCTGGCTGTCTTACTGCCGATGGGCGCGGCCCATGCGCAAATCGCTTGGACGCTGACCGGCGCAGACGGCCAACAGACGCCCATTGCGCTGCAAAACCGCCCGCGCCCGGATAACGCGCTGGTGCTGTACACGTCCGATTATGCGCTGCGTACGGGAAGCAATCCCTACGGCGTGGAAGCCGTCCTGTCGCCGGATGCGTCGGCGGGCGCCGGACGCTATCGCGTCGACAGCGTGTCCAGCGTGTGGGATTGCGAACGCGAGCGCCGTATGAATACGTGCGGCGACGCCCTTATTCCGCCCAACGGCTTTGTGTTGTCGGCCAGTGGCGCGCGGCGCCAGGAGTTGCTGCGTCTGGCGCGCGTCGGCGATCGCGTCGAGATGACCCCGCAGTGGTTTGAAACCCTTTCCCGCGTGGTGAACGCCGTGGACCCCGCGCCTGCCAATAATACGCTCGCCTGCGCCTTCCCCGGATGCCGCGGCGGTCAGCAACTCGTGGTCTATACGCCCAAAAGCGGCCGCGCTCGTACCGAAACCAACGAATTTGGCTTTGAAGCGACAGTCGTCGATGGCATGGTGGTTGCGCAGGAAGGCGCCAATTCCACGATCCCGCCCAATGGCTTCGTTTTGAGCGGTCATGGCGTTAATCGCGACTGGCTCATCGCCCATGCGCCTCTGGGCGCGCGCGTCACCCTAAGTGATGACGGCAAGGCCCTCACGACCCAAGTCGATTCCTGGACGTATCGCTACCAATTAGCGCGTCGCGCCGATAACGCGCGTTGCGCCGAGCGCCCGAGCGTTTGTCCTGCAAAGGGCGTAGACGCTCAAATCGCCGCACTGCAAGCCCAGGGTGCGCATGAGCAGGCGGCAGCGCTGGCATCCAGTCAGCTCGACTCTCTTAATCAACAGCTTTGGCGCGAATATCCCGCTTTCCCGCCGCAGGCGATCAAGGCGGCGTGGCATCGCCCTGTCGAACGCTCTGCGGCAGAAATTGGCCGCACGCTGGATTTCCTGCAGTCGGCTGGCATTAACGCGGTCTTTCTCGAAACGTTTTTCCATGGCTATACGCTCTACCCCTCTGACGTGATGACCCGCTACGGCCTTCCCAGCCGTAATCCGCGCTTTGAGGGACCTGCCGATCTCCTGCAAACATGGATTAACGAGGCTCGGCGTCGTCATATGGGCGTTCATGCGTGGTTTCAGACGTTCTATGCGGGCAATCGTCAGGCGTCTGCGCCGGGAACGCCGCCGCAGGGGCCCATTCTGGCGCGATACCCGCAATGGGCCAACGTCCAGTTTTCGGCGCGCGCCGCGACCGCCCCGACGCCTTCTACGCTGGAAACCGGCGGTTATTTTCTGGACCCCGCGAACCCGGAGTGTCGCGCGTTTTTATTGAGCTTGCTACAAGAACTCGCGACGCGCTACGATCTCCAGGGAATTCAGCTCGATTATATCCGTTATCCGGTGAGCTTTCCGCCGGATCGCTTCAGTTATCTGGCGACCACGTGGGGCTATACGCCGACGGCCCGCGCGCAATTCGCCGAAAAAACAGGCTTCGACCCGCTTAATTTTACCAAGCCAGGCATCACGAGCGAACAACAGGCCTTGTGGCAAGACTGGCGGTCGTTTCGCGCGCATCAAGTCAGCGATTTTGTGTCCGTCGCATCGCAGAAACTCCACGCCGTTCGCCCCGATCTCGCTCTGTCCGCCGTGATTTTCGCTGCGGAAGAAGAGTCGCTTATCCGAAAACATCAAGACTGGCCCCTCTGGGCGCGCCAGCGTTGGGTCGATTTTCTTGCGCCCATCACGCTGACCAGCGCCCTGAAGTCTGTGGCCTCAGACACTGAGCGGGTCGTGCAGCGCGCGACGCCGTATGGCGTGCCGGTCGTTTCGGGCGTGTTCGCCCCGTTTAACGGCAACGCGGCTGAAGACCTGCTTGATCAGATTGAAGCCGCCCGTCGCGCTGGGGCCGCTGGCTTTGCGGCGTTCGACACGGCGCATGTGACGGCGAGAATGGCGCGGGCTCTGGGCTCCTCGCAAACAGGCCCGCCCCCGACGCCCTGA